The Candidatus Zixiibacteriota bacterium genome has a window encoding:
- the rpsL gene encoding 30S ribosomal protein S12, translating to MPTINQLIRKGRKQVVDKNKVPALNASPQKRGVCTRVYTSTPKKPNSALRKVARVRLTNQIEVTAYIPGEGHNLQEHSIVLIRGGRVKDLPGVRYHVIRGTMDTAGVAERKRGRSKYGTKKPKA from the coding sequence TTGCCGACTATTAACCAGTTGATCCGCAAGGGCCGCAAGCAGGTCGTTGACAAAAACAAAGTGCCGGCCCTGAATGCGTCGCCGCAGAAGCGGGGCGTGTGCACGCGCGTGTATACGTCGACGCCCAAGAAGCCGAATTCGGCGCTTCGGAAGGTAGCCCGCGTCCGTCTGACGAACCAGATCGAAGTGACGGCCTACATTCCGGGCGAAGGACACAACCTGCAGGAGCACTCGATTGTGCTTATTCGCGGCGGTCGTGTGAAGGACCTGCCCGGCGTCCGCTACCATGTCATCCGCGGCACGATGGATACGGCTGGCGTGGCCGAACGGAAACGCGGCCGTTCAAAATACGGCACCAAGAAGCCCAAGGCGTAA
- the nusG gene encoding transcription termination/antitermination protein NusG has translation MALRWYVAHTYSGHEQKAKRYLESAVVNEGLQDKFGQILVPTEQVTEMKQGKRSTSTRKFLPSYILIEMELDKQTQNLVVNTPGITNFVGAGGKPQALRQSEVERIVGQIDRSREEESDDIPFQAGDAVKVNDGPFADFSGTVSEVNLERRKVKVMVSIFGRPTPVELDFLQVEPVKAKS, from the coding sequence ATGGCCCTTCGCTGGTACGTCGCGCACACCTACTCGGGTCACGAGCAGAAAGCGAAACGGTACCTGGAGTCCGCCGTCGTTAACGAGGGGCTTCAGGACAAGTTTGGCCAGATTCTCGTGCCGACCGAGCAGGTGACCGAGATGAAGCAGGGGAAGCGATCGACCTCTACGCGGAAATTCCTCCCCAGCTACATATTAATAGAGATGGAGCTGGACAAGCAGACGCAGAATCTCGTCGTGAACACGCCGGGAATCACCAATTTCGTCGGCGCCGGCGGCAAACCGCAGGCGCTTCGTCAAAGCGAAGTGGAGCGGATTGTCGGCCAAATCGACCGCAGCCGGGAAGAGGAAAGTGATGACATTCCGTTCCAGGCCGGCGATGCCGTGAAAGTGAACGATGGGCCGTTTGCCGACTTTTCGGGGACGGTCAGTGAAGTGAATTTGGAGCGCAGGAAAGTCAAGGTGATGGTGTCGATATTCGGTCGTCCCACACCAGTGGAACTCGACTTCCTGCAGGTTGAACCAGTAAAGGCAAAATCCTGA
- the rplJ gene encoding 50S ribosomal protein L10, translated as MPKPDKLEKVAELKKLFEESSSFFVTDYQGLNVAHVTELRRNLRKGHVTYVVAKNTLLKIAAREAGVTDDIRASLEGPTAVAFCYDDPSVPAKILHESYKEREMPRIKVFVVDDHVHAGTEIKRLADLPSREVLLSQVIAAVESPLTAVIGTIDAIMRDLVGTIDALARKRESES; from the coding sequence ATGCCGAAACCTGACAAACTCGAAAAGGTCGCTGAGCTGAAAAAGCTCTTCGAAGAATCCAGCTCCTTTTTTGTCACGGATTACCAGGGCCTGAACGTGGCTCATGTCACGGAACTGCGCCGGAATCTGCGCAAGGGTCACGTCACCTACGTGGTGGCTAAGAACACCCTGCTGAAGATTGCGGCCAGAGAGGCCGGGGTAACCGATGACATTCGGGCATCGCTGGAAGGGCCGACGGCCGTGGCGTTTTGCTACGACGATCCGAGCGTCCCGGCGAAAATTCTCCACGAGTCCTACAAGGAACGGGAGATGCCGCGCATCAAGGTGTTCGTCGTTGACGACCACGTGCATGCGGGCACTGAGATCAAGCGGCTGGCCGACCTGCCGTCGCGCGAAGTCCTCCTGTCCCAGGTGATAGCGGCCGTCGAATCGCCGCTGACTGCGGTGATCGGGACGATCGATGCTATCATGCGGGATTTGGTGGGGACTATCGACGCGCTGGCGAGAAAACGCGAGAGCGAAAGTTGA
- the rplA gene encoding 50S ribosomal protein L1: protein MKRSKKYRDFRAKVDRQKKYPVAEAVKLLKENHYVKFDESVELAIRLGVDPKHADQMVRGTVSLPNGTGKSVRVAVFAAGEKAEEARRAGADFVGAEDLAEKVKGGWTDFEVAVATPDMMRILGPLGKVLGPRGLMPNPKTGTVTMDIERTVKELKAGRIEFRVDKLANVAVSIGKISFDEAKLIENIHAFVDAILRAKPASAKGSYVLGVALCSTMSPGIKLDYAELTSALRK, encoded by the coding sequence ATGAAACGATCAAAGAAGTATCGGGATTTCCGCGCCAAAGTTGATCGGCAGAAGAAGTACCCGGTAGCTGAAGCGGTCAAGCTCCTGAAAGAAAACCACTACGTCAAGTTTGACGAGTCGGTGGAGCTGGCCATCCGCCTGGGGGTCGATCCCAAACACGCCGACCAGATGGTCCGCGGCACGGTCTCCCTTCCCAATGGAACGGGCAAGTCGGTGCGCGTAGCCGTGTTTGCGGCCGGCGAGAAGGCGGAAGAGGCGCGCCGGGCCGGTGCTGACTTTGTCGGCGCCGAAGATCTGGCCGAGAAGGTCAAGGGTGGCTGGACCGATTTCGAGGTTGCGGTTGCAACCCCGGATATGATGCGGATCCTCGGCCCGTTGGGGAAGGTACTTGGTCCCCGCGGGTTGATGCCGAACCCGAAGACCGGTACGGTCACGATGGATATCGAGCGCACGGTCAAGGAGTTGAAGGCGGGACGTATCGAGTTCCGTGTTGACAAACTGGCGAATGTGGCCGTCTCGATCGGCAAGATCTCGTTCGACGAAGCCAAGCTGATCGAGAACATTCACGCGTTTGTCGACGCCATTCTTCGGGCCAAGCCCGCGTCGGCGAAGGGGTCATATGTCCTCGGCGTCGCACTCTGTTCGACCATGAGCCCCGGTATAAAACTCGATTATGCCGAACTAACCTCGGCTCTGCGGAAGTAG
- the rplL gene encoding 50S ribosomal protein L7/L12, producing MANAAIDEIVDKISVLSAMDLADLSKALQEKFGVTAAAPVAMMPGMMAGGGGEAAVEEKTEFDVELQAAGDKKIQVIKVVRELTSLGLKEAKDLVDGAPAKVKEGVSKEEAESIKAKLEEVGASVQIK from the coding sequence GTGGCAAACGCAGCAATTGATGAAATCGTCGACAAGATTTCTGTCTTGAGCGCAATGGACCTGGCCGACCTGTCGAAGGCGCTGCAGGAGAAGTTCGGCGTTACCGCCGCAGCTCCGGTGGCCATGATGCCGGGTATGATGGCCGGTGGTGGCGGCGAAGCCGCCGTTGAAGAGAAGACTGAGTTCGACGTGGAACTGCAGGCCGCCGGCGACAAGAAGATCCAGGTCATTAAAGTTGTGCGTGAGTTGACCTCCCTGGGCCTGAAAGAGGCCAAGGACCTGGTTGACGGCGCTCCGGCCAAGGTGAAGGAAGGCGTCTCCAAGGAAGAGGCCGAGTCCATCAAGGCCAAGCTTGAAGAAGTCGGCGCCTCCGTTCAGATCAAATAG
- the rpoC gene encoding DNA-directed RNA polymerase subunit beta', with translation MDFVTKNPGQQKKPSDFAAIQIQIASPETILSWSFGEVTKPETINYRSFKPERDGLFCERIFGPVKDWECSCGKYKRIRFRGIVCDRCGVEVTQSKVRRERMGHIELAVPVSHIWYFKSLPSRIGHMLDLSVRELEKILYYEAYLMIDPGNSSFQEGDVLTEEEFMDLEEAGKEFDARMGAEAVRDLLAKIDIEEMVATLRAQVKVETSAQRKKDLLKRLRIFESFRHSNNRPEWMIMQIVPVIPPDLRPLVPLEGGRFATSDLNDLYRRVINRNNRLKKLIDIQAPEVILRNEKRMLQEAVDALFDNGRRTHSVRGDSKRPLKSLSDLLKGKQGRFRQNLLGKRVDYSGRSVIVVGPELKLHQCGLPKNMALELFKPFIIMKLEEKGFVQTVKSAKKLVEKERPEVWDILEEIIEEHPVMLNRAPTLHRLGIQAFYPVLVEGKAIRLHPLVCAAFNADFDGDQMAVHVPLSFEAQLEARVLMLATNNVLLPSSGRPVAVPSQDIVLGCYYLTKVRDGDIGEGMAFVSPEECLIAYDSGSVGMHAMVHVRRNGELVNTTPGRLIFNGILPEGMPYFNDVASKGKLEELVSRSYWQHGQTETIRFLDRLKQTGFEYATRAGVTVSIQDLVVPKAKDELIENAKKEVAKITKRYERGVITNGERYNQVIDTWTRTTNEVAEVMFRNLAEQDQGFNPVFMMADSGARGSKEQIRQLAGMRGLMAKPQKKITGGVGEIIETPVTSNFREGLSVQEYFISTHGARKGLADTALKTADAGYLTRRLVDVAQDVIVREVDCGTIMGLDVAALKEGEEVIESLADRILGRVSLDDIYDPITDELIIAAGEEIKEAEAARVEEAGIETVRIRSVLTCETKYGVCAKCYGRNLANRQMVDIGEAVGVIAAQSIGEPGTQLTLRTFHIGGTAARIAEQSQVATKHDGIVRLENASMIDREDGTTMISSRDGVGELVVQDDRGRTRNRFKLPYGAHLVVKDGQELKKGDTLFEWDPYTGVIMTERAGSVKFKDLILDVTVREEIDDQTGLIQRKVIEYRDKTLFPTINVVSAAGKMLASYRIPTDAQLQVAEGQEVKPGDTLVKMPRMISKSRDITGGLPRVAELFEARRPHDPAVISEVDGTVEFGKIVRGQQQIIVKGEQDEVKEYLVPHGKHLMVHDGDYVRAGDRLCEGSVDPHDILRILGVYAVQAYLVNEIQEVYRLQGVKINDKHIETIVRQMLQKVQVESVGDTDFLEGEKVDKTKFLEENARIIAEGGEPATAEPLLLGITRASLSTESFISAASFQETTRVLTEAAISGKVDYLMGLKENVIIGRLIPAGTGIESYRQLEVEHEDEEPEELEDGESKRTTVADIFKENA, from the coding sequence GTGGATTTCGTAACCAAGAATCCCGGGCAGCAGAAAAAGCCCTCCGACTTTGCCGCGATTCAAATTCAGATCGCCTCGCCTGAGACGATTCTGTCCTGGTCGTTCGGTGAAGTCACGAAGCCGGAGACGATCAACTACCGGTCGTTTAAGCCGGAACGAGATGGGCTGTTCTGCGAGCGCATCTTTGGTCCCGTCAAGGACTGGGAGTGCAGCTGCGGCAAGTACAAGCGTATCCGTTTTCGCGGCATCGTCTGCGATCGGTGCGGCGTCGAGGTGACGCAGTCGAAGGTCCGGCGCGAGCGCATGGGCCATATCGAACTGGCGGTTCCCGTTTCGCATATCTGGTACTTCAAGTCGCTGCCGTCCCGGATCGGCCACATGCTCGATCTGTCGGTGCGCGAGCTGGAAAAGATTCTGTATTATGAAGCCTACCTGATGATCGATCCGGGCAACTCCTCCTTCCAGGAAGGTGACGTCCTGACGGAAGAGGAGTTCATGGACTTGGAAGAGGCGGGGAAGGAGTTCGACGCCCGGATGGGCGCCGAAGCCGTCCGCGACCTCCTCGCCAAGATCGACATCGAGGAGATGGTTGCGACTTTGCGCGCTCAGGTCAAGGTAGAGACCTCGGCGCAGCGCAAGAAAGACCTGCTCAAACGACTCCGCATATTCGAATCATTTCGCCACTCGAACAATCGGCCGGAATGGATGATCATGCAGATCGTTCCGGTCATTCCGCCGGACCTTCGTCCGTTGGTGCCGCTCGAGGGCGGCCGTTTCGCCACTTCAGACCTGAACGATTTGTATCGACGCGTCATTAATCGCAATAACCGCCTGAAGAAGCTTATCGACATTCAGGCCCCGGAAGTCATTCTGCGCAACGAGAAACGGATGCTGCAGGAGGCGGTCGACGCGTTGTTCGACAACGGCCGTCGCACCCACTCCGTGCGCGGCGATTCAAAGCGGCCGCTCAAATCGCTCTCGGATCTGCTCAAGGGGAAACAGGGCAGGTTCCGCCAGAACCTGCTTGGTAAGCGTGTGGACTACTCCGGTCGCTCGGTGATCGTGGTTGGACCGGAGCTCAAGCTGCATCAGTGTGGCCTGCCGAAAAACATGGCCCTTGAACTTTTCAAACCCTTCATCATCATGAAGCTCGAAGAGAAAGGGTTTGTGCAGACGGTCAAGTCGGCCAAGAAGCTGGTCGAGAAAGAACGCCCCGAAGTCTGGGATATCCTTGAAGAGATTATCGAAGAACATCCCGTGATGCTCAACCGCGCGCCCACTCTGCACAGGCTGGGAATTCAGGCGTTTTATCCGGTCTTGGTCGAAGGGAAAGCCATCCGACTGCACCCGCTGGTGTGCGCGGCCTTTAACGCGGACTTCGACGGCGATCAGATGGCCGTGCACGTCCCGCTGTCCTTCGAGGCGCAGCTCGAGGCGCGCGTGTTGATGCTGGCAACAAACAACGTTTTGCTGCCGTCGTCCGGACGTCCGGTTGCGGTCCCTTCGCAGGATATCGTGCTTGGCTGCTATTACCTCACGAAGGTGCGCGACGGCGATATCGGCGAGGGCATGGCGTTTGTGTCACCTGAAGAGTGCCTGATTGCGTACGATTCGGGCAGCGTCGGCATGCATGCCATGGTGCACGTCAGACGCAATGGCGAACTCGTCAACACGACCCCCGGACGGCTGATTTTCAACGGCATCCTGCCGGAAGGCATGCCCTACTTCAACGACGTTGCCAGCAAGGGAAAACTGGAAGAACTCGTCAGCCGCTCCTACTGGCAGCACGGCCAGACGGAGACAATCCGGTTTCTCGATCGGCTGAAACAGACAGGGTTCGAATATGCCACACGGGCCGGGGTGACTGTTTCGATTCAGGACCTGGTGGTCCCGAAGGCGAAAGACGAGTTGATCGAAAACGCCAAGAAGGAAGTCGCCAAGATCACGAAGCGCTACGAGCGGGGCGTGATCACCAACGGCGAGCGCTACAACCAGGTCATTGATACCTGGACCCGGACGACCAACGAAGTTGCGGAGGTGATGTTCCGCAATCTCGCCGAACAGGACCAGGGGTTCAACCCGGTGTTCATGATGGCTGACTCTGGCGCCCGCGGTTCAAAGGAGCAGATTCGTCAGCTCGCCGGCATGCGTGGTCTGATGGCAAAGCCGCAGAAGAAGATCACGGGCGGCGTCGGTGAGATCATCGAGACCCCCGTGACGTCCAACTTCCGTGAAGGTTTGTCGGTGCAGGAGTACTTCATCTCCACCCACGGCGCCCGCAAGGGACTTGCCGATACGGCGTTGAAAACGGCGGATGCCGGGTACCTCACCCGACGTCTGGTCGATGTCGCGCAGGATGTTATCGTTCGCGAAGTTGACTGCGGGACCATCATGGGACTTGATGTCGCGGCATTGAAGGAAGGCGAAGAGGTTATCGAGTCGCTGGCCGATCGAATTCTCGGCCGCGTGTCGCTCGACGACATTTATGACCCCATCACCGATGAACTTATCATTGCGGCCGGGGAAGAAATAAAGGAGGCCGAGGCGGCGCGGGTCGAAGAAGCCGGTATCGAAACCGTGCGAATTCGTTCCGTGTTGACGTGCGAGACCAAATACGGTGTCTGCGCGAAGTGCTACGGCCGCAACCTTGCCAACCGCCAGATGGTCGATATCGGCGAGGCGGTCGGTGTTATCGCCGCTCAGTCGATCGGCGAACCCGGCACGCAGCTGACGCTGCGCACGTTCCATATCGGCGGTACGGCCGCGCGTATCGCAGAACAGTCACAGGTGGCGACCAAGCACGATGGTATCGTTCGCCTGGAGAACGCGTCTATGATCGACCGGGAGGACGGCACGACGATGATTTCGAGCCGGGACGGGGTCGGCGAGTTGGTGGTGCAGGACGACCGCGGTCGCACGCGCAACCGGTTCAAACTCCCCTACGGGGCGCACCTGGTGGTCAAAGACGGTCAGGAGTTGAAGAAGGGAGATACCCTCTTTGAATGGGACCCGTACACCGGCGTCATTATGACCGAACGGGCCGGGTCAGTCAAGTTCAAGGATCTCATTCTGGATGTTACTGTTCGCGAGGAAATCGATGACCAGACCGGACTTATCCAGCGCAAGGTGATCGAATACCGCGATAAGACGCTGTTCCCGACCATCAACGTGGTCAGTGCTGCCGGCAAAATGCTGGCGAGCTACCGGATTCCCACCGATGCTCAGCTTCAGGTCGCTGAAGGACAAGAGGTTAAGCCGGGCGACACCCTGGTCAAGATGCCTCGTATGATATCCAAGTCGCGCGATATCACCGGCGGTCTGCCGCGCGTCGCCGAGCTGTTCGAAGCTCGTCGTCCGCACGACCCGGCGGTGATTTCCGAGGTCGACGGGACTGTCGAGTTCGGCAAAATCGTCCGGGGCCAGCAGCAGATCATCGTGAAGGGTGAGCAGGACGAGGTCAAGGAATACCTCGTACCGCACGGCAAGCACCTGATGGTTCACGACGGTGACTATGTCCGTGCCGGCGACCGGTTGTGCGAAGGCTCTGTCGATCCACATGATATCCTGCGCATTCTCGGTGTGTACGCCGTACAAGCGTACCTCGTGAACGAGATTCAGGAAGTCTATCGTTTGCAGGGCGTGAAAATCAACGACAAGCACATCGAAACAATCGTCCGCCAGATGCTCCAGAAGGTGCAGGTGGAGTCGGTCGGTGACACGGATTTCCTTGAGGGAGAGAAGGTTGACAAGACCAAGTTCCTTGAGGAGAACGCCCGGATCATCGCCGAGGGCGGTGAGCCGGCGACCGCGGAACCGCTGTTGCTGGGTATCACCCGGGCCTCGTTGTCAACCGAGAGCTTCATTTCTGCGGCTTCGTTCCAGGAGACCACCCGGGTATTAACCGAGGCCGCTATTTCCGGTAAGGTTGACTACCTTATGGGCCTGAAAGAGAACGTGATCATTGGCCGGTTGATACCGGCCGGTACCGGTATCGAATCGTATCGGCAGCTTGAAGTCGAGCACGAGGATGAGGAACCGGAGGAGCTTGAAGACGGCGAATCGAAGCGCACAACGGTGGCGGATATTTTCAAAGAAAACGCTTGA
- the rplK gene encoding 50S ribosomal protein L11, with the protein MAKKPVAEIKLQIPAGQANPAPPVGPALGQRGVNIMEFCKAFNARTQGGNGILTPVIITVFSDKSFTFITKTPPASTLLKMAAKVKKGSGVPNRDKIGQVTIQQVKEIAEQKMQDLNAASVEAAIKMVAGTARSMGIEVVG; encoded by the coding sequence GTGGCAAAGAAACCGGTAGCTGAAATCAAATTGCAGATCCCGGCCGGGCAGGCCAATCCGGCGCCGCCGGTAGGTCCGGCGCTCGGCCAGCGCGGGGTCAATATCATGGAATTCTGCAAGGCGTTTAACGCTCGCACGCAGGGCGGCAACGGGATTCTCACCCCCGTCATTATTACCGTCTTCAGCGACAAGTCGTTTACGTTTATCACCAAGACCCCGCCGGCATCGACGCTTCTCAAGATGGCCGCAAAAGTCAAGAAAGGTTCGGGCGTTCCGAACCGGGACAAGATCGGCCAGGTGACGATCCAGCAGGTGAAAGAGATCGCCGAGCAGAAAATGCAGGACTTGAACGCCGCCAGCGTTGAGGCGGCCATTAAAATGGTTGCGGGGACTGCCCGCTCCATGGGAATAGAAGTGGTCGGCTGA
- the rpoB gene encoding DNA-directed RNA polymerase subunit beta, with protein sequence MAHADAVNRTSYAAVGDATDMPNFLEVQVRSYEDFLQADVPPDKRQRQGLHQIFTEIFPVTDIHENYSLEFVNYHLGPTRYSIDECRERNMTFAAPLKVTMRLVSRQGEGDQKEVKDIIEQDVYLGELPLITEWGTFIINGAERVIVSQLHRSPGVFFDEEIHPNGKKLFSARVIPYRGSWVEFSMDINDIMFVYLDSKRKLPVTTLLRAIGYSSDEEIVDLFYPIQKLTLSGKKAGDYEGCFLAETIIDKETGEVVLSVGEPLTEDVVEKITALGHKSVRIVPKDEKKEAYVILNTLKKDVASSREEALVKIYTLMRPGEPPTMEMAESLLEKLLFDNKRYDLGEVGRYMINERLGLDIPLDKTVFDHKDLIAITKYIIGLRNDQGYTDDIDHLGNRRARTVGELLSNLFSVGLSRVARTIRERLSLKDQENVTPQLLVNARTVSSVIETFFGSSQLSQFMDQTNPLSELTHKRRLSALGPGGLTRERAGFEVRDVHHTHYGRMCPIETPEGPNIGLISSMATFARINKYGFLETPYRKVEKGKVTGEVVFLSAEQEDRYYIAGCEEPLDDKGRFVNDRITCRRRSDYPIIPREEVQYMDVSPRQIVSVAASLIPFLEHDDANRALMGSNMQRQAVPLLKTEAPIVGTGMERKVALDSGVAVRCRRAGTVVYVDAEKVVIRPKVSQRAGKLGYVEDDVYPMTKYRRSNQDTCINYRPVVHLNDEVKEGDVVADGPAVDNGELALGNNTLVAFMPWRGYNFEDAIILSERLIHQDIFTSIHIEEYELQVRDTKRGAEEITREIPNVSEEALLNLDERGIIRVGAEVEAGDILVGKVTPKGETELSPEERLLRAIFGEKAGDVRDASLKAPPGMKGVIIKTRVFSRKERTEEAKKQEKTDIAAIKRQFTKQLLDITNLRNRRLGELLEGQTSKLVRSALDNSVLIRTGHKYKVDTFETIDVDQAVAADGWCNDDTVNKHVDAVIAEAAALLQQKQVQMDIEIDKVQRGAELPPGVKQLVKVTIAIRRKISVGDKMAGRHGNKGVVSRIVPIEDLPYMDDGTAVDVILNPLGVPSRMNVGQILETHMGWAAKKLGQRISTPVFDGAGVDDVIAKLREAGAPDDGKMWLYDGQTGDRFHNRVTVGYIYMLKLSHLVDDKIHARSIGPYSLVTQQPLGGKAQFGGQRFGEMEVWALEAYGAAYTLQEMLTVKSDDVQGRSRVYEAIVKGENPPEPGYPEAFNVLIKELQALGLDVRLIEK encoded by the coding sequence TTGGCACACGCAGATGCGGTGAACCGTACTTCCTATGCGGCCGTCGGCGACGCCACCGACATGCCCAATTTCCTCGAAGTGCAGGTGAGGTCCTACGAGGACTTCCTGCAGGCTGATGTCCCTCCGGACAAGCGCCAGAGGCAGGGGCTTCACCAGATTTTCACCGAGATATTCCCGGTGACGGACATCCACGAGAATTACTCGCTGGAGTTCGTCAACTACCATCTCGGCCCGACCCGCTACAGCATCGATGAATGCCGCGAGCGGAACATGACTTTTGCCGCGCCGCTGAAAGTTACGATGCGTCTGGTCAGCCGCCAGGGAGAGGGCGACCAGAAAGAGGTCAAGGATATCATCGAGCAGGATGTCTACCTCGGCGAACTGCCGCTGATCACCGAATGGGGCACGTTTATCATCAACGGCGCCGAGCGCGTGATCGTCAGCCAGTTGCACCGCTCGCCGGGGGTGTTTTTCGACGAGGAAATCCACCCCAACGGCAAGAAGCTGTTTTCGGCCCGTGTCATTCCCTACCGGGGTTCCTGGGTCGAGTTCAGCATGGATATCAACGACATCATGTTCGTGTATCTCGATTCCAAGCGCAAGCTGCCTGTAACCACCCTCCTGCGGGCGATCGGGTACTCCTCGGACGAGGAAATCGTTGATCTGTTCTATCCCATCCAGAAACTGACTCTCAGCGGGAAGAAGGCCGGCGACTACGAGGGATGTTTCCTTGCCGAGACGATTATCGACAAGGAAACCGGCGAGGTGGTGCTGTCGGTCGGCGAACCGCTCACCGAGGACGTCGTCGAGAAGATCACCGCGCTCGGCCACAAAAGCGTCCGCATCGTCCCCAAAGACGAGAAGAAGGAAGCCTACGTCATTCTCAATACGTTGAAGAAGGACGTCGCGTCATCGCGTGAGGAAGCGCTGGTCAAAATTTACACGCTGATGCGGCCAGGCGAACCGCCCACGATGGAGATGGCCGAGTCGCTGCTCGAAAAGCTGCTGTTCGATAACAAGCGTTATGATCTCGGTGAAGTGGGTCGTTACATGATCAACGAGCGGCTCGGACTCGATATCCCGCTCGACAAGACGGTGTTCGACCACAAGGATCTGATCGCGATCACCAAGTACATCATCGGGTTGCGCAACGACCAGGGGTACACGGACGATATCGACCACCTCGGCAACCGTCGGGCCCGCACGGTCGGCGAGCTGTTGTCCAACCTGTTTTCGGTTGGATTGTCGCGCGTGGCCCGGACGATCCGCGAGCGGCTCTCACTCAAGGACCAGGAAAACGTCACCCCGCAGCTGCTCGTCAATGCCCGCACCGTCTCATCGGTTATCGAGACTTTCTTCGGATCGTCGCAGCTGTCGCAGTTCATGGACCAGACCAATCCGCTGTCCGAGTTGACGCACAAGCGACGCCTCTCGGCGTTGGGGCCCGGCGGTCTCACACGCGAGCGGGCCGGATTCGAAGTTCGTGACGTGCACCACACGCATTACGGTCGCATGTGCCCGATCGAAACGCCGGAAGGTCCGAATATCGGTCTGATATCCTCGATGGCCACCTTCGCGCGCATCAACAAGTACGGCTTTCTCGAGACGCCCTATCGCAAAGTCGAAAAGGGAAAAGTGACGGGCGAGGTTGTGTTCCTGTCGGCCGAACAGGAGGATCGCTACTACATTGCCGGATGCGAGGAGCCGCTCGACGACAAGGGGCGTTTCGTCAACGACCGTATTACCTGCCGTCGTCGGTCCGACTACCCGATTATTCCGCGCGAGGAAGTCCAGTACATGGACGTCTCGCCGCGGCAAATCGTCTCCGTTGCGGCGTCGCTTATCCCGTTCCTTGAGCACGACGACGCCAACCGCGCGCTGATGGGCTCCAACATGCAGCGCCAGGCCGTGCCGCTGTTGAAGACCGAAGCTCCGATCGTCGGTACCGGCATGGAGCGAAAGGTGGCTCTCGACTCCGGTGTTGCCGTGCGTTGTCGCCGGGCCGGCACTGTTGTGTATGTCGACGCCGAGAAGGTTGTGATCCGACCGAAAGTGTCACAGCGGGCAGGCAAGCTGGGATACGTCGAGGACGACGTCTATCCGATGACCAAGTATCGCCGCTCCAACCAGGATACGTGTATCAACTATCGCCCCGTGGTTCATCTCAATGACGAGGTGAAGGAAGGGGATGTGGTCGCCGACGGTCCGGCGGTGGATAACGGCGAGCTGGCGCTCGGTAACAACACGCTGGTGGCGTTTATGCCGTGGCGCGGTTACAACTTCGAGGATGCGATTATCCTCTCCGAACGCCTGATTCATCAGGACATTTTCACGTCCATACACATAGAAGAATATGAGCTCCAGGTCCGCGACACGAAACGCGGAGCGGAGGAAATCACGCGTGAAATCCCCAACGTGTCCGAGGAGGCCTTGCTCAATCTCGATGAACGGGGAATCATTCGCGTCGGCGCTGAAGTCGAAGCGGGCGATATACTCGTCGGCAAGGTGACGCCCAAAGGCGAGACGGAGCTTTCGCCTGAGGAACGTCTCCTCCGGGCCATATTCGGGGAGAAGGCCGGCGATGTGCGCGACGCGTCTTTGAAGGCGCCGCCGGGGATGAAGGGCGTGATCATCAAGACTCGCGTGTTCTCCCGCAAGGAGCGCACCGAAGAGGCCAAGAAGCAGGAGAAGACCGATATCGCGGCCATCAAGCGGCAATTCACCAAGCAGCTGCTCGACATCACCAATCTCCGCAATCGGAGACTCGGCGAGTTGCTCGAGGGCCAGACGTCGAAGTTGGTCCGCTCTGCTCTGGACAACTCGGTTCTCATTCGTACCGGCCATAAGTACAAAGTCGATACCTTTGAGACGATTGACGTCGACCAGGCGGTCGCCGCTGACGGCTGGTGCAACGACGACACGGTCAACAAGCATGTTGACGCCGTGATCGCCGAGGCTGCCGCTCTGCTTCAGCAGAAGCAGGTGCAGATGGATATCGAAATCGACAAGGTGCAGCGCGGGGCGGAACTGCCGCCGGGCGTCAAGCAGCTGGTCAAAGTCACGATCGCAATCCGTCGCAAGATTTCGGTCGGTGACAAGATGGCCGGCCGCCACGGTAACAAGGGCGTCGTCTCGCGCATTGTGCCAATTGAAGATCTGCCGTACATGGATGACGGCACGGCGGTGGATGTCATTCTCAACCCGCTGGGCGTACCATCGCGTATGAACGTAGGCCAGATCCTCGAGACTCACATGGGCTGGGCCGCCAAGAAGCTCGGGCAGCGCATTTCAACCCCGGTCTTCGACGGCGCGGGAGTTGACGATGTGATTGCCAAGCTCAGAGAGGCCGGCGCCCCCGACGACGGCAAGATGTGGTTGTACGACGGCCAGACCGGCGACCGGTTCCACAACCGGGTGACGGTCGGCTACATCTACATGCTGAAGCTGTCGCACCTGGTTGATGATAAGATCCACGCCCGATCGATCGGCCCGTATTCGCTGGTCACGCAGCAGCCGCTGGGGGGCAAAGCCCAATTCGGCGGCCAGCGTTTCGGCGAAATGGAAGTGTGGGCATTAGAAGCCTACGGGGCAGCGTATACCCTGCAGGAGATGCTGACGGTGAAATCCGACGACGTGCAGGGACGCAGTCGCGTGTACGAAGCGATCGTGAAGGGCGAAAACCCGCCGGAACCGGGCTATCCCGAAGCCTTCAACGTTCTGATCAAGGAACTGCAGGCGCTTGGGCTCGATGTTCGGTTGATAGAAAAGTAG